In the Mycoplasmoides gallisepticum genome, one interval contains:
- a CDS encoding cysteine peptidase family C39 domain-containing protein, which produces MRLIKQTENNDCGIAVIRMLYNHYFDHDLNDFLIKANTHISSSGININQFENIASKHHLLCESYQASFDELLKLNEKYLVCLLKAEDFNHFVIVKKKNSSFVVFDPGSNNVQIITYKEFEERFAGIIIKVSPDYLNYTKPDYDTKFSFTRIISFKYIFIFLLIELLITATSIGLTFLFKILINDVINTSVINNILVIIVTFILIKVINLTGSGLLSIWQQQLIKNQYQYWWSQLLSTFSLPKTIKLIKDDIGKIYKYDDFLLNCLEFYIKKIAAFINNILIVVVAIILLYRIHIFFLFITLFQSFVSLVYLVLNLFWFKGYKQKARELQIKQQTYLYEFHKTIINTQHQSFYQQWIKDVKEVFSDNLNLNKKINQSANFSNAIFELIKYFITCITLVSGIALILNLNTIDLATLIYVSTLQGLLISSIDGLIKFINESYEFRIAKTNIHNILLLQKEPQFLINYSKKIKSIQFKNVYLFFDAKPIFNDLNLMINEPVFLSARNASGKSTLIKSIIKRQLLSSGEIFINEMDINKYSNQWLLNNVIYLSDQKSNVELSNEWLIEFLKKNKRPELLEIVEYFKLFDADKYNLSSGQNQVLKLLHSYNSRNKLFLLDEVLNNIDEAIKHQVFQIVIKQIIKNNLTIMIEHDHSFSKYFKKQINLHEYQ; this is translated from the coding sequence GTGAGATTAATTAAGCAAACAGAAAATAATGATTGCGGCATTGCTGTAATCAGAATGCTATACAACCATTATTTCGATCACGACTTAAATGATTTTTTAATCAAGGCTAACACACATATTTCTAGTAGTGGTATTAATATCAACCAGTTTGAAAATATTGCTAGTAAACATCATTTATTATGCGAATCTTATCAGGCTAGTTTTGATGAACTGTTAAAACTAAACGAAAAGTATTTGGTGTGTTTATTAAAAGCTGAAGATTTTAATCATTTTGTTATTGTTAAAAAGAAAAACTCAAGCTTTGTAGTTTTTGATCCAGGTAGTAATAATGTCCAGATAATTACTTATAAAGAATTTGAAGAACGCTTTGCTGGCATTATTATTAAAGTTAGTCCAGATTATCTTAACTATACAAAACCTGATTATGACACCAAATTTAGCTTTACAAGAATAATTAGTTTTAAATATATTTTTATCTTTTTACTGATTGAATTATTGATCACTGCAACTAGTATTGGTCTGACGTTTTTATTCAAGATTCTAATTAATGATGTGATCAATACTTCGGTAATTAATAACATTTTGGTTATCATTGTTACTTTTATCTTGATTAAAGTAATTAATCTAACTGGATCAGGATTATTAAGTATTTGGCAACAACAATTAATTAAGAATCAGTATCAATACTGATGATCGCAGTTACTATCAACCTTTAGTTTGCCTAAAACAATAAAGTTGATTAAAGATGATATCGGAAAGATCTATAAATACGATGACTTTTTATTAAATTGTTTAGAGTTCTATATAAAAAAGATTGCAGCTTTCATTAACAACATCTTAATTGTTGTTGTCGCAATAATCTTGCTTTATAGAATTCACATCTTCTTTCTTTTTATTACTTTATTTCAAAGCTTTGTTTCATTAGTTTATTTAGTCCTAAACTTATTTTGATTCAAGGGATACAAACAAAAAGCTAGAGAATTGCAGATTAAACAACAAACCTATTTATATGAGTTTCACAAAACTATTATTAACACTCAACACCAAAGTTTTTATCAACAATGAATCAAAGATGTAAAAGAGGTATTTAGTGATAATCTCAATTTAAATAAGAAGATAAATCAAAGTGCAAATTTTAGTAATGCAATTTTTGAACTAATCAAATATTTTATAACGTGTATTACCTTAGTTTCTGGAATTGCGTTAATCCTTAATTTAAACACAATTGATTTAGCAACTTTAATCTATGTGAGTACGTTACAAGGTTTATTAATTAGTAGTATTGATGGGCTGATTAAATTTATTAATGAATCATACGAATTCAGGATTGCTAAAACTAATATTCACAATATTCTTTTATTGCAAAAAGAACCGCAATTTTTAATAAATTACTCTAAAAAGATTAAATCGATTCAGTTTAAAAATGTTTACTTATTTTTTGACGCTAAACCGATCTTTAATGATCTGAATTTAATGATCAATGAACCAGTTTTTCTATCTGCTAGAAACGCTAGTGGTAAATCAACTTTAATTAAATCGATTATTAAACGCCAATTGTTGTCTTCTGGTGAGATCTTTATTAATGAAATGGATATTAATAAATATTCTAATCAGTGGTTGTTAAATAATGTGATCTATCTATCAGATCAAAAAAGTAATGTAGAGCTTAGTAATGAATGATTAATAGAATTTCTTAAGAAGAATAAACGACCTGAATTATTAGAAATTGTCGAGTATTTTAAACTTTTTGATGCTGATAAATACAATTTAAGTTCAGGGCAAAATCAAGTATTAAAACTCTTACATTCATATAACTCTAGGAATAAATTGTTCTTACTAGATGAGGTGTTAAATAACATCGATGAAGCGATCAAACATCAAGTTTTTCAGATCGTGATTAAACAGATCATCAAAAATAATCTAACGATTATGATTGAACATGATCATAGCTTTAGTAAATACTTTAAAAAACAGATTAACCTACATGAATACCAATAA
- the era gene encoding GTPase Era, with protein sequence MKKSGIVVITGLASVGKSTLINKIANSKVAIISKYDQTTRNVIAHKIVHDKIDYLLLDTPGFHKSFNKLSLFLNSEIKQAYKHAHACILIVDSTKKPTDDFINLLKIMKSYEMNDLIVIYSKIDLIKNEDHINEAQQLINELFKVVKMIKANLLSDHLNDQIDEGLEQLLDENYQLPESELDENEKDNFEIKEIIREKILNNTFQEVPHSVAVIIEAKKYDQEKKLFNIECAIVTERESQKKIIIGKQGSMIKKIGTQARNELLNIYDCKINLKLFVKVEKEWRNDDYLIKSLGHKKWVL encoded by the coding sequence ATGAAAAAATCAGGAATTGTTGTCATTACTGGGTTAGCAAGTGTTGGAAAGTCAACCTTAATTAATAAGATTGCCAATAGCAAAGTTGCGATCATATCAAAATATGATCAAACAACAAGAAATGTTATTGCTCACAAAATCGTTCATGATAAGATCGATTACTTATTATTAGACACCCCTGGATTTCATAAGAGCTTTAATAAGCTAAGTTTATTTTTAAATAGTGAGATTAAACAAGCTTATAAACATGCTCATGCTTGTATTCTAATCGTTGATAGTACCAAAAAACCAACTGATGATTTCATAAATCTGTTAAAGATTATGAAATCATACGAAATGAACGATTTAATCGTGATCTATTCAAAGATCGACCTAATTAAAAATGAAGATCACATTAATGAAGCACAGCAATTAATCAACGAATTGTTTAAAGTTGTTAAAATGATCAAAGCTAATTTATTATCAGATCATTTAAATGATCAGATCGATGAAGGGTTAGAACAACTATTAGATGAAAATTATCAACTACCAGAATCTGAACTAGATGAAAATGAAAAAGATAATTTCGAAATTAAAGAAATTATCCGTGAAAAAATCTTAAACAACACTTTTCAAGAAGTGCCTCACTCAGTAGCAGTGATTATTGAAGCTAAGAAATATGATCAAGAAAAAAAGTTGTTTAATATCGAATGTGCGATTGTAACTGAACGTGAATCTCAAAAAAAGATCATCATTGGTAAACAAGGATCGATGATCAAAAAGATTGGTACTCAAGCCCGTAATGAACTATTAAATATCTATGATTGTAAGATTAATCTTAAACTCTTTGTTAAAGTTGAAAAAGAATGACGTAACGATGATTATTTAATAAAATCATTAGGTCATAAAAAATGAGTTCTATAA
- a CDS encoding glycine--tRNA ligase produces the protein MELKQDQIVNFLKNYGFVYQSSEIYNGLANSWDYGPLGALLKNNIKQLLLKHFVFSQPDMKLLDSSIILNPLVWQASGHLDNFSDPLVDCKKCKSRYRADKLIEELNDDSIKITENTDPSYLEQILVDKKVECKKCESTNWTKIRKFNLMFKTFQGVVEDSLNTIYLRPETAQGIFINFKNIVRTQRMKLPFGVAQIGKAFRNEITPGNFIFRTREFEQFEIEYFLEPELVKEKFDWYINQIEDFLINKLLINKQLIKRHEIAKDELAHYSSRTIDFQFNFPHGWSELWGLAHRGNFDLTAHSNESGKTLDYHNEIEKTKIIPDVIEPSLGIERILYAIFCAHYHVEQLADNDSREVLRLPVSLSPYQLAILPLVNKLKDQAYQLYLDLLKISDANLRFDFDSAGSIGKRYRRYDAIGAKYCLTYDFDSLEKGIVTIRERDSMEQIKIPISELRQWIRNNLHE, from the coding sequence ATGGAATTAAAACAAGATCAGATTGTTAATTTCTTAAAGAACTATGGCTTTGTTTATCAGTCTTCTGAGATTTATAATGGGTTAGCCAACTCATGGGACTATGGGCCTTTAGGAGCTTTATTAAAAAATAATATTAAGCAGTTGTTGTTAAAACATTTCGTGTTTTCTCAACCTGATATGAAACTATTAGATAGCTCAATTATCTTAAATCCTTTAGTGTGACAAGCATCAGGTCATTTAGATAATTTTTCTGATCCACTAGTTGATTGTAAAAAATGTAAATCACGTTATCGAGCTGATAAGTTAATTGAAGAATTGAATGATGATTCAATTAAGATCACTGAAAATACTGACCCTAGTTATTTAGAACAGATCTTAGTTGATAAGAAGGTTGAATGTAAGAAGTGTGAATCAACTAATTGAACTAAGATTAGAAAGTTCAATCTGATGTTTAAGACGTTTCAAGGTGTTGTTGAGGATTCACTTAACACAATTTATTTAAGACCTGAAACAGCTCAAGGGATCTTTATTAACTTTAAGAATATTGTTAGAACGCAAAGAATGAAATTACCGTTTGGAGTAGCACAAATTGGTAAAGCGTTTAGAAATGAGATCACCCCAGGTAATTTCATCTTTAGAACAAGAGAGTTTGAACAATTTGAGATTGAATATTTCCTAGAACCTGAATTAGTTAAAGAAAAGTTTGATTGATACATCAACCAGATTGAAGATTTTTTAATTAATAAACTATTAATTAATAAGCAACTAATTAAGCGTCATGAAATTGCTAAAGATGAATTAGCTCACTATTCATCTCGAACGATCGATTTCCAATTTAATTTTCCTCATGGCTGATCTGAATTATGGGGATTAGCTCACCGTGGTAATTTTGATCTAACTGCTCATTCAAATGAATCAGGTAAAACCCTTGATTATCATAATGAGATAGAAAAAACTAAGATTATCCCTGATGTGATTGAACCTTCTTTAGGGATCGAACGAATCTTATATGCGATTTTTTGTGCTCATTATCATGTCGAACAATTAGCTGATAATGATAGTAGAGAAGTCTTAAGATTACCCGTTTCATTATCACCTTATCAGTTAGCAATCTTACCATTAGTTAATAAACTAAAAGATCAAGCTTATCAACTATATCTAGATTTATTAAAGATCAGTGATGCAAACTTAAGATTTGATTTTGATAGCGCTGGATCAATCGGTAAACGATACCGTAGATATGATGCAATCGGTGCAAAATACTGTTTAACTTACGATTTTGATTCTTTAGAAAAAGGTATTGTCACTATCAGAGAACGTGATAGTATGGAACAAATTAAAATACCAATCTCTGAATTAAGGCAATGAATTAGAAATAATTTGCATGAGTAA
- a CDS encoding FtsZ/tubulin family protein has translation MFDQRDKKPEKSLEEMQEELIKLQKEMQAVLMKDRAANQIRLGYFDDQEFLVEPQAQPEEERIEYFVSKYKKNYKIKVIGIGGAGNNIVEDILRQYPDLVSENLMFYQLNTDSKHLNLLARNRSKAIRYLIDSPYTDGHGAGGDVQKARLAISQYFDKEVDEILNECDICIVIAGLGKGTGSAGSTYIINKAATKKIITLAYVVIPPNTEGSLSYEKATDALYDLLKDANAISQLRMDDINKNLNYLSVVERNQEISNNIGLSIKTIVNLINEQTIYNLDYADLITFFQKKDQLAYEFLVKEIKLSSSQENLVAQKLLSDDWLDANQLIVIYQLSKQLPGKLYDELNAKIKASVNRNAHIVFGSKYVDGDDNIITILGKKTSSLIHANNTLAYDPYNLISRPDQQIKNVITDDYLWNQAKLLEQKLAAINQDQTQNTFKNTNRADGKIETSSILNLLDQDE, from the coding sequence ATGTTTGATCAAAGAGATAAAAAACCTGAAAAAAGTCTAGAAGAGATGCAAGAAGAGTTAATCAAACTGCAAAAAGAGATGCAAGCAGTGTTGATGAAAGATCGTGCTGCTAATCAGATTAGATTAGGTTATTTTGATGATCAAGAATTTTTAGTAGAACCACAAGCTCAACCTGAAGAAGAAAGGATCGAGTATTTTGTTAGTAAGTATAAAAAGAACTACAAGATTAAAGTAATCGGGATCGGTGGTGCTGGGAATAATATCGTTGAAGATATCTTAAGACAATATCCTGATTTAGTTAGTGAAAACTTAATGTTTTATCAACTAAATACTGATTCCAAACACCTAAACCTGTTAGCTAGAAACCGTTCTAAAGCAATTAGATATCTGATTGATTCACCTTATACGGATGGTCATGGTGCTGGTGGTGATGTTCAAAAAGCTAGATTAGCGATCTCACAATACTTTGACAAAGAAGTAGATGAGATCTTAAATGAGTGTGATATCTGTATTGTGATTGCAGGACTTGGTAAGGGAACTGGTAGTGCTGGTTCAACTTATATTATTAATAAAGCAGCCACTAAAAAAATCATCACCTTAGCATATGTAGTGATCCCACCAAATACTGAAGGTAGTTTAAGTTATGAAAAAGCGACTGATGCTTTATATGATCTATTAAAAGATGCTAATGCGATCAGTCAACTAAGAATGGATGATATTAATAAGAACTTGAATTATCTATCTGTTGTTGAACGCAACCAAGAGATCAGCAATAATATAGGTTTGTCGATTAAAACGATCGTTAATTTAATTAATGAACAAACGATTTACAACCTAGATTATGCTGATCTGATCACTTTTTTCCAAAAGAAGGATCAGTTAGCCTATGAGTTCTTGGTGAAAGAGATTAAACTCTCAAGTAGCCAAGAAAACTTAGTAGCCCAAAAACTATTAAGTGATGATTGATTAGATGCTAACCAGTTGATTGTCATCTATCAACTCAGCAAACAATTACCCGGAAAGTTGTATGATGAGCTTAATGCTAAGATCAAAGCTTCGGTTAACAGAAACGCCCATATTGTGTTTGGGTCAAAGTATGTTGATGGCGATGATAATATCATTACGATTCTTGGCAAAAAAACTAGTAGTTTGATCCATGCTAATAACACTTTAGCATACGATCCATATAATTTAATCAGTCGCCCTGATCAACAGATTAAAAATGTGATAACAGATGATTATCTGTGAAACCAAGCTAAACTGTTAGAACAAAAACTAGCCGCAATTAATCAAGATCAAACCCAAAACACGTTTAAGAATACTAATCGTGCTGACGGTAAGATTGAAACCAGTAGTATCTTAAATCTACTGGATCAAGACGAATAA
- a CDS encoding RNA polymerase sigma factor encodes MLFIPLTFTRMAKNTNSTPKNKTASKAKNISQLSLKQRLELAKKQEKTPAKKLVNKKTETVSKTKKTAKPTKVEKPVSEKKLSVATKAKSEKVVVEQPKAKTTVKKVKAAPTKKEVVLKDKKAKAEPKSVAKEEKKNKLSLKSAKKSTKKKVTSKKDENLDLNNEIDFADFDNKDDEIDFSDFKHENYSSAFKETDFSEQDELDDKEFNLSDFFSDSKLDIDQPITAQKRQRGRKPKHAPSNEKNDLVYHEVLEASSKTKNNDQESIRATKTLLAKAKATKSLSNEEIIDVFKNYEFTEAEDLEILEELKDNKIKLEDNVEEKISLFRKNQDLSEIDKNLDDLISKGASTKDKVEDNVKAFLGTLGSSKILNFGEEIQIAKLLGSTDPETREYAINQLVTSNLRLVTSIAKKYLNRGLDFVDLIQEGSIGLMKAISKFNYKLGNKFSTYATWWIRQAITRAIADQARTVRIPVHMVETINKLIKTERMLTQQLGRDPTLEELTEAMGGQVNGFTPKKVADIKKLNQEPVSLDKPIGHDEESQFVDFVKDRDILKPDEYTEKLIVTEHINELFINTLTKKEEQIIRMRYGLHPWHQQMTLEEVGQKFNVTRERIRQIESKALRKLKHPSKNARLRSFLKHDSEN; translated from the coding sequence TTGCTTTTTATACCTTTAACATTTACAAGAATGGCAAAAAATACAAATTCAACTCCCAAGAACAAAACTGCTTCTAAAGCTAAAAATATTAGCCAATTGTCTTTGAAACAAAGACTTGAATTAGCTAAAAAACAAGAAAAAACACCAGCTAAGAAGTTAGTGAATAAAAAAACAGAAACAGTAAGTAAGACTAAGAAAACTGCAAAGCCTACTAAAGTAGAAAAACCTGTTAGTGAGAAAAAACTAAGTGTAGCAACTAAAGCTAAATCAGAAAAAGTAGTGGTTGAACAACCTAAAGCTAAAACCACAGTTAAAAAAGTTAAAGCTGCACCTACTAAAAAAGAAGTTGTCCTTAAAGATAAGAAAGCAAAAGCTGAACCTAAATCAGTAGCTAAAGAAGAAAAGAAAAATAAGCTTTCATTAAAATCAGCAAAGAAATCAACTAAGAAAAAAGTAACCAGTAAGAAAGATGAAAATCTTGATTTAAATAACGAAATAGATTTTGCTGATTTTGATAATAAAGATGATGAGATCGATTTTAGTGATTTCAAACATGAAAATTATTCATCAGCTTTTAAAGAAACTGATTTTAGTGAACAAGATGAATTAGACGATAAAGAATTTAATTTATCTGATTTTTTCAGTGATAGCAAACTAGATATTGACCAACCAATTACAGCGCAAAAGCGTCAAAGAGGTCGTAAGCCTAAGCATGCTCCCAGCAATGAAAAAAACGATTTAGTTTATCATGAAGTATTAGAAGCTTCATCTAAAACAAAGAATAACGATCAAGAATCAATTCGAGCTACTAAAACCCTTTTAGCTAAGGCTAAAGCAACTAAATCTTTATCAAATGAAGAGATTATTGATGTTTTCAAAAACTATGAATTCACTGAAGCTGAAGATTTAGAAATTCTTGAAGAATTAAAAGACAATAAGATTAAATTAGAAGATAATGTTGAAGAAAAGATCTCATTATTTAGAAAAAATCAAGATTTAAGTGAAATTGATAAGAACTTAGATGATCTTATTAGTAAAGGTGCTTCAACTAAAGATAAAGTTGAAGATAATGTTAAAGCGTTTTTAGGAACATTAGGTTCATCTAAGATCCTTAATTTTGGTGAAGAGATTCAGATTGCTAAACTACTAGGAAGTACTGATCCTGAAACTAGAGAATATGCGATCAACCAATTAGTAACATCTAACTTAAGATTAGTTACTTCGATCGCAAAGAAATATCTAAACAGAGGTTTAGATTTCGTTGATCTGATCCAAGAAGGTTCGATCGGATTGATGAAAGCAATCTCTAAGTTTAATTACAAACTGGGAAACAAGTTCTCAACTTATGCAACATGATGGATCAGACAAGCGATCACAAGAGCGATTGCTGATCAAGCAAGAACAGTAAGAATTCCTGTTCATATGGTTGAAACGATCAATAAGTTAATTAAAACTGAAAGAATGTTGACTCAACAACTTGGAAGAGACCCAACATTAGAAGAATTAACTGAAGCAATGGGTGGTCAAGTTAACGGATTTACCCCTAAAAAAGTTGCTGATATTAAAAAGTTAAACCAAGAACCAGTTTCATTAGATAAACCGATTGGTCACGATGAAGAATCACAATTCGTTGATTTTGTTAAGGATCGTGATATCTTAAAACCGGACGAATACACTGAAAAACTAATTGTTACTGAACATATCAATGAACTTTTTATTAACACGTTAACAAAAAAAGAAGAACAGATTATCAGAATGCGCTATGGGTTACACCCTTGACACCAACAAATGACCCTTGAAGAAGTTGGTCAAAAGTTTAATGTAACAAGAGAAAGAATTCGTCAGATTGAATCTAAAGCTTTAAGAAAATTAAAACACCCTTCTAAAAATGCGAGATTACGTTCTTTCTTAAAACATGACTCAGAAAATTAA
- the recO gene encoding DNA repair protein RecO, giving the protein MSSITKKGYIIDHFDHNENDQIIKILFDDNTLTSLISVGSKKILSKNGRYITLGSLHDFEFFQARSIERLSKLKKIHEIDTKDATISESLPMVIMHYYLNKKSGELENNFFNFYDDVINYVIKQRYSDETIIIYILLNIINLEGIAFQLLNCGICNSKQVITLSFKKMYGLCEKCAYEQHEFLYDKNFMRNIFWLIYKNDYEVSTLESRKYISLIKGLASAIYHNAGIYLEPVFSYLIKLK; this is encoded by the coding sequence ATGAGTTCTATAACCAAAAAAGGCTATATTATTGATCACTTCGATCATAATGAGAACGATCAGATTATCAAAATCTTATTTGATGATAACACCTTAACTAGTTTAATTAGTGTGGGCAGTAAAAAGATCTTATCTAAAAACGGGAGATACATCACACTAGGATCATTACACGATTTTGAGTTTTTTCAAGCGCGCTCAATTGAGCGACTGTCAAAACTCAAAAAGATCCATGAGATTGACACTAAGGACGCTACGATTAGTGAATCCTTACCAATGGTGATTATGCATTACTACTTGAATAAGAAAAGTGGTGAGTTAGAAAATAACTTTTTTAACTTTTATGATGATGTGATCAATTATGTCATCAAGCAAAGATATAGTGACGAAACGATTATTATCTACATCTTATTAAATATCATCAACCTTGAAGGGATTGCTTTCCAACTACTTAATTGTGGGATCTGTAATAGTAAACAAGTAATCACTTTATCATTTAAAAAGATGTATGGCTTATGTGAAAAGTGTGCTTATGAGCAACATGAATTTTTGTATGACAAAAACTTTATGCGTAATATTTTTTGGTTAATATATAAAAATGACTATGAAGTTTCTACTTTAGAAAGTAGAAAATATATATCTTTAATAAAGGGGTTAGCCAGCGCAATTTATCATAATGCTGGCATTTATTTAGAACCAGTATTTAGTTATTTAATTAAATTAAAATAA
- the ybeY gene encoding rRNA maturation RNase YbeY, whose protein sequence is MINHFDLKKVPPSIKEDFSEILKIINQCFSSHFKVKNNLFYELSFVSEKQSLQLNSSLRNKEYVADIISVCLWENAEIITPLLGEIFICSKKIAKDAIKYDVNFWYLLIRMIIHGLLHLLEFDHEQSDAYEYVTLTIQEQIVNKVIKTAKKKIWKNQELLSLLG, encoded by the coding sequence ATGATTAATCATTTTGATTTAAAAAAAGTTCCACCAAGTATCAAAGAAGATTTTAGTGAGATATTAAAGATTATTAATCAGTGTTTTTCATCACATTTTAAAGTTAAAAATAATCTATTTTACGAACTTAGTTTTGTTAGTGAAAAACAAAGTTTACAACTTAACTCTTCATTAAGAAATAAAGAGTACGTGGCTGATATAATTAGTGTTTGTTTATGAGAAAATGCTGAAATCATAACCCCACTACTAGGTGAAATCTTTATTTGTTCAAAAAAGATTGCTAAAGATGCAATTAAGTATGATGTTAATTTTTGATACTTATTAATTAGAATGATTATTCACGGATTATTGCACCTATTAGAGTTTGATCATGAACAAAGCGATGCTTATGAATATGTCACTTTAACGATTCAAGAACAGATTGTTAATAAGGTGATTAAAACAGCGAAAAAGAAGATATGAAAAAATCAGGAATTGTTGTCATTACTGGGTTAG
- the dnaG gene encoding DNA primase yields MSNDLNQLAKYLRKKISVSSIISKYLDLEKKGSNYKSLCPFHDDNTPSFSVNDTKQVWKCFSCNESGGVIEFVQKKENLNFVEAVKKIVELEGIDLAAIGYSLNFNKQKAVDESDQEFYKLNQFLAWRAHSNLRLEFSTNPKLNEFLNKRGLINEELLNNFQIGFHPKSYSLNKLVEDLKVFYQKHLNKTYDDQIILSNLRYIKYISEKNVCYFSNRVIFPIKNADGQVVGFSGRAIDENNEIKYLNTPETDYFIKGHNLYNYSSLEFDENNSTIYLCEGYMDVIALYQIGIKNAVAIMGTALTDQQIELIKAKLNQIKRIVLALDNDESGKKATITCIKLLARKRVHNLYQLDYSDLKQKDLDEIYHSPDGENQLKELIKKQLSTQKEQENVEYDDQKQLSTQLYQELNEIKPEQDDQVDITTLIDYNLDKRITEQLRNFIQAVIKICRYYLISFKYLTYKDLSNVRLKILSKINLYKPTRYLFNTMLQITLTNQVMKSLTTNEQLEAILFCYNFTKRFLEGFTDLIFRKVNDLYLLNAKQNTLNDRIYNKIKLKLFDDTVYLMKKHIENRLNLDLFHKLKNELLSHIKYSKYAALAHDQFVNEEELNAYLKSCTSGIDGFKELYDLKTKEQLVQWLAKGEIFKLAQIKNLNILEELLKRK; encoded by the coding sequence ATGAGTAATGATTTAAATCAATTAGCCAAATATTTACGTAAGAAGATCAGTGTATCTTCGATCATTTCAAAATATCTTGATCTAGAAAAAAAGGGATCAAATTATAAATCGCTTTGTCCGTTTCACGATGACAACACTCCTTCTTTTAGTGTTAATGACACTAAACAGGTTTGAAAGTGTTTTAGTTGTAATGAAAGTGGTGGGGTGATTGAATTTGTTCAAAAAAAAGAAAACCTTAATTTTGTTGAAGCAGTTAAAAAGATCGTAGAACTTGAAGGGATCGATTTAGCTGCAATCGGTTATTCATTAAACTTTAATAAGCAAAAAGCTGTTGATGAATCAGATCAAGAATTTTATAAGTTAAATCAGTTTTTAGCTTGAAGAGCTCATAGCAACTTACGTCTAGAATTTAGTACCAACCCCAAATTAAATGAGTTCTTAAATAAAAGAGGGTTGATCAATGAAGAACTATTAAATAATTTCCAGATCGGCTTTCATCCCAAGAGTTATTCACTTAATAAATTAGTGGAAGATTTAAAGGTTTTTTATCAAAAACATTTAAATAAAACTTATGATGATCAGATCATCTTAAGTAATCTTAGATACATCAAATACATTTCAGAAAAAAACGTTTGTTATTTTAGTAACCGGGTAATCTTTCCGATTAAAAATGCTGATGGGCAAGTTGTCGGTTTTTCTGGTAGAGCTATTGATGAAAATAACGAAATTAAATACCTAAACACCCCTGAAACTGATTATTTCATCAAAGGTCATAACTTATATAATTATTCTTCATTAGAGTTTGATGAGAATAATTCCACCATTTATCTGTGTGAAGGATATATGGATGTTATTGCTTTATATCAGATCGGTATTAAGAATGCTGTAGCAATCATGGGTACTGCGCTTACTGACCAACAAATTGAACTGATTAAAGCTAAACTTAATCAAATTAAAAGGATCGTATTAGCTTTAGATAATGATGAATCTGGTAAAAAAGCCACAATCACATGTATTAAGTTATTAGCCAGAAAAAGAGTTCATAATCTTTATCAACTAGATTATAGTGATCTTAAACAAAAAGATCTTGATGAGATCTATCATTCACCTGATGGTGAAAATCAACTTAAAGAGTTGATTAAAAAGCAATTATCAACCCAAAAAGAACAAGAAAACGTTGAGTATGATGATCAGAAACAATTATCAACCCAACTGTATCAAGAACTAAATGAGATTAAACCTGAACAAGATGATCAGGTTGATATCACCACACTGATTGATTACAATCTGGATAAAAGAATCACTGAACAGTTAAGAAATTTTATCCAAGCAGTAATCAAGATCTGTCGTTATTATTTAATTAGTTTTAAATATCTCACCTACAAAGATCTATCAAACGTGAGATTGAAGATCTTAAGTAAGATTAATCTTTACAAACCAACAAGATACTTATTTAATACGATGTTACAGATCACTCTAACCAATCAAGTGATGAAAAGTTTAACCACCAATGAACAGTTAGAAGCGATCTTATTCTGTTACAACTTTACTAAAAGATTTCTTGAAGGTTTTACTGATCTAATCTTTAGAAAGGTGAATGATCTTTATTTATTAAATGCTAAGCAAAATACTTTAAATGATCGGATTTACAATAAAATCAAGCTCAAATTGTTTGATGATACTGTTTATTTGATGAAAAAACATATTGAAAACAGGTTAAATTTGGATCTATTTCATAAGTTGAAAAATGAGTTATTATCTCATATTAAGTATTCAAAGTATGCTGCATTAGCCCATGATCAATTCGTTAATGAAGAAGAGTTAAATGCTTATTTAAAATCATGTACGAGTGGGATCGATGGTTTTAAAGAACTATATGATTTAAAAACTAAAGAACAACTCGTTCAATGGTTAGCAAAAGGTGAGATCTTTAAGTTAGCTCAGATTAAAAATCTCAACATCTTAGAAGAGTTATTAAAAAGAAAATAA